In Arthrobacter sp. StoSoilB5, one genomic interval encodes:
- a CDS encoding ThiF family adenylyltransferase codes for MPLREDAQSLFVIESVTNHAGERLFRMPAPVREHYKAAAEWTAQWTHLPQPAKASTGVGLWSASEELAGPHAQPLSCNGTYFELRLVSFPEEHSQTTTGTGWVLLVRELGRLHQPSRKDSKSGNPARRAPRRGQPTVHLVRAGRIGPADMKARLGTSSLPSSKRVLLLGAGAVGSVIADQLARSGILGLTVIDHDVLEPGNLVRHANNLSFVGTYKSGAAASLALQVNP; via the coding sequence ATGCCCTTACGGGAGGATGCACAGAGTCTTTTCGTCATTGAATCCGTAACCAACCACGCTGGTGAGCGTTTATTCCGCATGCCTGCCCCGGTCCGGGAGCATTACAAGGCTGCTGCGGAGTGGACAGCTCAGTGGACGCACCTGCCGCAACCGGCTAAGGCTTCAACGGGGGTCGGGCTTTGGTCCGCCAGTGAAGAACTGGCGGGCCCTCACGCGCAGCCCCTAAGCTGCAACGGCACGTATTTTGAGCTGCGTTTGGTGTCCTTCCCCGAAGAACACAGTCAAACCACCACCGGTACGGGGTGGGTTCTCCTGGTCCGTGAGCTCGGGCGGCTACACCAGCCCAGCCGGAAGGACAGCAAGTCGGGCAACCCTGCCCGCCGCGCACCCCGGCGGGGACAACCCACCGTGCACCTGGTCCGCGCCGGACGCATCGGACCGGCCGATATGAAGGCCCGGCTTGGCACGTCTTCGCTGCCTTCTTCCAAGCGTGTGCTGCTGCTGGGTGCCGGTGCGGTCGGCAGCGTCATCGCTGACCAGCTGGCGCGTTCAGGGATACTGGGTCTGACAGTGATCGACCATGACGTCCTGGAACCGGGCAATCTCGTCCGTCACGCCAACAACCTCTCATTCGTGGGCACCTACAAAAGTGGCGCGGCCGCGAGCCTGGCCCTTCAGGTCAACCCCTAA
- a CDS encoding NAD/NADP-dependent octopine/nopaline dehydrogenase family protein — protein MARTTVATVAVIGAGSSGQAIAGFLGLGGYHVNLWNRDDDGEVNQWLKPIIERGGISVQGTIEGFAPVRYITTEMADAISGADVILVNTTADAYPDIALQLAPHLLSSQILILMCPGTLGSIGMWHSLVAAGYKDDLMLGETSTTVFGSHVIGPASVHIGAMKDRVEIASLPSGQADVMAGLLPEFPFVAVEDVLISGLSNVGPALHIVPMLLNAGRIEHPGSDFLYYAEGVTPGIASVVGQLDDERVAVARAFGYEPTSLSEYLTQVAGAPQGSLYESIRGCAMYSGIRAPDSLNHRFLWEDTLSGAVPLLALAEIADVPVPICDAFVALASATLGRDFRATGRSARNLALEGLTVNSMKELVNDHASFLTWTKSVSSKLPILRA, from the coding sequence ATGGCTAGAACAACGGTGGCCACTGTCGCCGTCATAGGTGCTGGCAGCAGCGGACAAGCGATCGCGGGCTTCCTTGGGCTAGGTGGATACCACGTGAACCTCTGGAACCGTGACGATGACGGCGAAGTGAACCAGTGGCTAAAGCCCATCATTGAACGCGGCGGCATCAGCGTCCAGGGAACAATTGAAGGATTCGCGCCCGTCCGGTACATCACGACAGAAATGGCAGATGCGATCTCCGGCGCAGACGTTATTTTGGTCAACACCACAGCCGACGCCTATCCAGATATCGCTTTGCAGTTGGCACCGCACCTCCTGAGCTCACAGATTCTCATCCTGATGTGCCCCGGAACGCTCGGATCCATCGGCATGTGGCACAGTCTCGTGGCAGCCGGCTACAAAGATGACCTGATGCTAGGCGAAACATCGACCACCGTCTTTGGTAGCCACGTGATCGGCCCGGCTAGCGTTCACATCGGCGCAATGAAGGATCGCGTAGAAATCGCAAGTCTTCCAAGCGGACAGGCAGACGTCATGGCAGGTCTTCTTCCCGAGTTCCCGTTCGTGGCTGTCGAGGACGTGCTGATATCCGGGCTGAGCAATGTGGGGCCAGCACTGCACATTGTTCCAATGCTTCTCAACGCGGGCAGGATTGAACACCCAGGTTCAGATTTCCTTTACTACGCCGAAGGGGTGACTCCAGGCATCGCATCGGTCGTTGGCCAACTGGATGATGAACGTGTAGCCGTAGCTCGGGCGTTCGGCTACGAACCTACATCACTGTCCGAATACCTCACACAAGTGGCCGGCGCTCCTCAGGGAAGTCTGTACGAGTCAATCCGTGGATGTGCGATGTATTCCGGAATTCGCGCACCGGACAGCCTTAATCACCGCTTCCTATGGGAAGACACACTGTCAGGTGCAGTGCCTCTGCTGGCTCTGGCCGAAATCGCGGACGTGCCGGTACCTATATGCGATGCGTTCGTAGCCTTGGCCAGTGCCACTCTTGGGCGTGACTTCCGTGCAACTGGTCGCAGTGCACGGAACCTTGCTTTAGAGGGACTCACTGTGAATTCCATGAAGGAATTGGTCAATGACCATGCTTCGTTTCTGACCTGGACGAAGAGCGTGAGTTCTAAGTTGCCAATCCTGCGCGCCTAG